The genome window AACACCTCAATTATGGTGGTCTTCACGGGTGTTGGAATAATGGGCGCATTCTCTTCTATAAGGAAATTGGTTCTTGATGCCCACCAATTTAAGCTCTTTAGCGATGATGTTGTTGATTAAGCGAATGGATACAAAATTTATGTGAGAACAATAATTTGTTTCCATAACGTGGGTCATCATTAAACCCATTTTAATTGAGAAAACGGGAGAAAGTTGACAGATAAAAGAAACACACTGtccccaactttttttttttttactaaatgctaCTGCTAAGCTTGTAATCTTCAAAGACAAAAGAGTATGCTTACTTACTGCTTAGTATACAGTTAAGCTAGTCATAAGTGGTGATTCATTCTTGTCTATACTTCATAGGGATGctcattttgttgttgttttggttCATTCACTTTATTGGCATGCAAAAATCATGTAACCTTCCTATGTCTTGTTTAGTGAAGGACGATAATAATCATTCCTTGGTTGGTTGCGAGAATGATTATTCCTTGTAAATGGAATGAATTCATGCTCTGTTATGTTTACCAACATATTATCGTTAGTTATAATTATGTTTGCTTCGCGCTAATTTCAGAATTTAAcgaaaatatattgataatgtaaaaaaaaaatattaattacaaattatagaTAATAGTAGTACTAATTTAtaatagttatttaaaaaattatattgagaatattttttattaattaaaagtataaaaatcttTACATTAACTCTTAAATTTATGTCATCAATTTATTAAAACAGTTTTTAAGTTATAATGGAATCATGggttttgtaaaagaaaatggaaTGACGAGTTATTAAAACGTTATTGAAGTGTTGCTCCCACGCGTTCACTCCATTGGGCCGAGCCCATCTGTGCCCTTTCTCTTTATACAGGATCCAGTTTTTAGACAGTTTCCAACCATTTTCAACACTGAATTGAGCGctttaaatcaataaaaaatttaaaacatcaattttcattttattttttattttagcttgGATTAAAAACCTCTAAATACAATATCcatatttagaaattttaaactcCAAACATACCATACAGTAAACAAAGGCAAAATTATGCTGTAACTTCTTTTGATCGGTCAAAATTATGCAATAATACCAAATGTAAAACTAGAAAACTAATCTAGATATGCTATCAATTCAAAAacacattcaaattaaaataactggAAGCATAATCAGATAGCGACACTTACCTTCAGGCTCCAGCCATGGCAAAACAAATACGTTCTCACTCTACCTGTTTAGTTACAACTTTCTAAACCTTCATTTGCTCAAACTCaacgatgtttaatttctaaagAAGAGCAGGTTTACTGATCCAAAGCAAAAAATACGTTCAATATATATAGAACTCTAACCATCAGAGAGCGAGTGAGTACAAATCAAATGTCCTGAACATTTTGCTAAAATAATGTGTTGCATATGACTCCAAAGATATTGATTTCCTTTTCCATATTCAATTCCATACAATGCTTGATAGTAACAGAATTTATATCATCTTCTCTGGAGTTGAATGTGAAACGATAACAAAAAATTCTTTCAATAAATTGcataaagaaaaattctaaCATTTCATACAATACGAGCTTTAACTTTCGAGGTTTCATCCTTATAATAGAGTATGAGAATCTTCAAACAGCATATATGCTGCCGAATTCTTCCTAAAAATCATCACCGATAAGgtaatgagtttttttatttattattttgcagTTATGTGAAATTAACTAATTCGATCACTAATACtgataaagaaaaaactaattaatccaCGAATTAGACTTCAACGGTTAGGCTTATTCGATACTGCTAATTTGTATGGTTCCACATTCCCAAATAATTGTTCTTTTTGCCTCTTGCGTAGTTCTGTCTatagacaaaaagaaaattaaacttaCTAGCATGCCTTGCATCGATCTCACATGGGATGATATTTAAAGACAACTCATGCATCCACGAAAATCGCCACTAATTAACAAGTAACAAGCACGTCTATTGCATTAATATATGAtcttatttaattcaattatacGGTTCGTTCTCTTcctatttctctttttattataCACATTTTTGGTACCAGTCTAATTTGTCTTGTTGCATTGCACCCACAATGCAAAGGTAACTTTTAGCATTACATGCACTATCTATCCCGTTTCCCCATACTTGTTCTCGTTTTATTTCtgttatatatattactttcttACTAAATTATCATATGAATCATACACGATCGAAGAAtgcaaaaaagttttttttaaaaaaaattaaagctgaTCTGAAGTGAAATATCCATTTGACAGCAACATGAACAGCTACAATTTAGAAAATGCATGGAAAGTTAATGAAGggattttatatatatggtCCTTATATGGCGGAACGTGAAAAAGCTTATAAGAACGGTAACCGTTTTCTGGTCACTAGTCATGACTAACGCGTTTGATCCTTCACCAACCACTACAAAAGCCGAATTGAAAGCGATTAAACGAAACGtcactctcactctctcttTAATCTACTTCATCCTATTTAACATAGTTTTGgcacatacaaaaaaaaaagacaggaCAGTAGTGTCGAtctcaaagaaacaagaaacaagGCATTATGGAGAAACTTGATTTAGCgacagaatcatcatcatcgtaTCCTAGTAATTTGTGGGACTGTGGCAGCACGCTATATGACTCGTTCGAGCTCAACTCCTTCAAACGCCAACTCGACTCAGCCATAGCTAATTCCCCTATAATAAGTAGAACCCTTTCCATGCCTCATTTACCGGAACGTTCACTTCACGCGCCGCCGGAGCAACCTCCCACGGTCATGTCCCGAAAGTCCTTCAAATTTTCTCGCTCCTTTCACAAACTCCTTCGCTCCGTTTTCAAGTCCAACAGTAAATCCAGCACCACTACCACCAGTttgagtttccaagtgccagaGAAATACTCCAAAGAGCGTTTCTACGTTGTTTATGATAAATCTGGACCGGTTCTCTCCACCATCCCCGAAGTTCCGGAATTTGAGATTGCTGCACTTTCGCCGGAGATCTCTTCCTTCGTCGGAAGGTCAGCGTCGGAGCGCTTCACTCCTACCGTAATCGGTATTTCCTGCGCTTAGTTAGCAGTTAGCACAAATCGCTCGATCTAGTCttatttgtgaattttattttttttgttactcaCCTTGAGTAGGAGATTTAATTCAGttttattttcagaatttgaaatGTTAGTGGTTAagaatttaagatatttttgttaatCACAAGTGTTGGCGTCGTATTGTATTTGTAATCAACTATAACAACATATGTGAAATAGGGCCTGAATGATTTCTGTTTGAAATATTTCTGATGGTTGGCGAGCCCATCTTTGTTCTTAtttaatgtttctttcaactttGAACATTCATTACATAGGAATCTGCAACTTCGATTAATATGTGATATTCTATAAAAGGATAGTTACAATACTCCaacaacattattttataacaatttttattattaggagagaaatgattaaaaaaagaaagaaagaaaaaatatttgatttggaGAGAtggaatgaaaagaaagaaaattgtaaaACAATATACTAACTAATATggaataaagaaataaatttataaaaatatttgtttcaaggttaacaaatttattctttaaaatatgaACATGAGATTTCATGTTTATAACGAACTTTCAAAAACTATTCTTTGGGAgttgtttatttatatgtatgaaaaattattattttgttttaatttttttatttttttatatatgaagttatttttattcttatagtgGGAAGtgagtaattttatatttttataaaagtattttacaATCACATTTAGGCCggcttttatattttattattagttggaaaatttgtttgattatttgataaataaatatttttagtaatttttaacattttttaagatGACAACTGAACTAACATTTTTCAAAACGTCTAacttctaattttatatttttattcttaatatatttatcaaaattattaattatttttttaaaataaatcatgattttattatttttctgtcattttatatttttgaactacttaaaaaattaattttatcgaatatttataatttaataagttaatttttccgGCTACTAATagtctttatctttattttttcctcttaacattttaaattttaagcaaTATTTATaggaatattaaaatttaaccaaatatacttttaattttacacaaaagtaacattttttgttataatattcttaaaaatgtCATTATTGAAAACAGATATACCTTAAGCATACTATAAATAATGTaaagttaacatcaatttttcaaaGGGGTCCACGAAGTTACATAGCAAAGGACCACTAGCGATGGAGtttgaaatttaacataaacatACCACTACTATGATAGAGTCAATATTCGAAATAGGAATAATTTCATACTAAAACATGCACAAACATTTTATGTTcttatttagatatttttaacaaatattatggTTATATATCAGTTTTTTGATGagtacatacatgcatattttcATAAGTTCTAACCTCAATAGTCAATACTACcattatactaaaaataaaataaaaatcaatgatTCAACTTTAAaggatttaatatttttaaaaggagGGATGCACAACCTCAATCATAAAATACAATTAACTAGAAAAATTAATGattgaattttaataattttatagtttattttgtatctttatttttattgtaacctCAAAATTAATTGGTTAATTAATGATTATACTAGTAATTTAAGTCAAGCAATCaatgcatataattaaaaatgaataattaaattcaattaaattacaaaaatcaatatttgatttaatttaacacTTTTCCTACCTAAAAGTTTCATAAATGTATTTAAATCCATTTGTTACATCATTTGGTGTGTGTTTGGAGTTACattaatattatactttaatttcatgtcaaactttaaaaaataaagtcaagCAATAAATAGTTGTTTCATTAAAGATAGACAACATTATTAGACCAGATTACAAATGATTCATAATTTGGAAAactcaattataatttttttgaatatatataagaacatattatttttacttctaaaaaagaacgtattattttttaagtaataatataaataatttacactaataatgttttgatatttaatttattaaaaaaactttagtaACCAAATTTAACATAACTTGAAAATGAACGTTTTTATTCTAGTCATACATAATCTATATTAATGATACTAAAAAATTTGCTGTATAGTAAGTACTATTCTAGTCAGACAAAAcgaatttattatgaaaatttgaaaataatgcaAACATGGATAGTGACTGATCAAATAAGGGCATCTGCATGTGTAACGGACACGGATCGTTGCAGCGTGTGACTGTATTGATTGCGCGAACACGACACTGCAATAGTCATTATTGATGGAGCTTATTTAAATACCAAGAATGAAAtcggaaggaaaaaaaatgttgcatgaacattttatttttttacaataatttatgttattttcttatttgtttaaaaaaagtgttaatatttttaaatttccaaaatattaatttaatttaattttagttattctttataaaatatttaaaaaatgcgaggaaaaggataaaaagatataatattAGTCAATATTtcatatgttaattttatgaattaacaGTGACGGGCAGGTCAATGGAATACTTGGGTGGGACACAGTCATAATTAAGAGTAGGTTCGTTATAAATTCAGTGGCAGTGACTACCTGCCTGGCCATGGCTCTAGCTTCTTAACTGGATGATGAGTATAATCTAATTCATTTGTGGTCTTCAAACATGACCTAACATCtcattttaatgttaataaACTTGCAGGCAGTTATTGATGAATTATGAGTGTGAAAaaccatttaaatttaaatagttatttttattatgttatgaatatttttaattcaattaaaattattttcaacgaaagatatttattgtttaaataaagGAAAAACATGGAATTTGGGTTTAATGAATTTGACAtttgaaataaaagaatatatgtattgatattttcaaataaaaaagaattatttttaattaagatttgaaTTTTCGTTGAATGAAgtgtttatatttaatgttCAATTATGTGTCCAACaagattattttttgaaaaatcatacatgtaaaaaaagttgaacttcacatttttgtaaattaaaatatagctGGCCAACTCAATATTTTAGGCAAACTGAGCCTACTTAACTAGCTTTTTGTACAATTTGACTAGGGGATTGAAACTTGGTATTAACAATACtaataaaatgagttttttttttaaaaaataattttttttaagataatagtATATTCtctgagaaaaaaatattaaacatacaaattattatgatattttttataagattatttttttattaaaagaaataaaacataattataaattttctaagtatttaattaaaatatcataaatagaTCCTTTAGAAGAGAAGAGGCCAAGGGAGGAGTTAAAAATGTATCAATATTTTCAACATCTCtgccttcaaaatataaatatctagGAATGTTCACCATTACTTTGATTCATATGCAATTTTAATTTGAGTTGGACAATGGCATGGAGTTTCAGTAAATGTTATGCCTATGTATATTTTCTATTCTCTGAACCTTGGGCCACTACAAGCAACAGGAGTGACCATTCAATTAGCTAATACTGAAGCACTACAATCCCAGTAGGAATTGTACAAGATATTCTACGTTGAGTGAATGAATTAGTCTTCCCTGTAGATTAGAAATGTAAGGAGACAAACTCCACAAGCATAAATAACACCCCTTAGGAAACTGATTCCCATCACTTGCCCATTTAGAACTTTCTCTTACATACTCTATATATGTAACACACCTAGTACATTCCAGCCTTTTCTGTTTATGTCTCTTGCTTTCTACATGCTTGCTAAATTTGAATAAAGTTTTGAAAATGAGTCGaaccttaaatataattttgaaaatagaatGTCATTCCGTGTTACAATAAGATATCGTcttaaaacttattaatattatctctgataaataaatagatattgaaaggtaataaaatttacaaataaaaaagtatttaatgaaTAGTATTTTAacgtatatttttatttttttccttccagTTACAATCtctcaatatataaaataaaatattaattttcccaaattattaaaaataaatttatttttatttattttaaagatgtAAGGAAATAACTATAAAAACTTATAACCAaactattaaaattagaattataaaatgacaaaaaaatgagtaaatgaaaagttaataaaaaaactaaataaattaaatattttaaaagataaaaacaatgtCATACAACAACTTTAATTCATTGGGGAAAAAAACTTGAGTATTATAAATAGATTTCAggtagttttatattttattttttcatttaaaaataaacttgttGGAAAATTGGATTAGCGCGAGTGTTAAACCCCGGAAACTAGTTTTCAGGTTTGGGCAGTTTCAGTGCTCACTGAAAGAGAAATGGCGAAGGAGTTGTTGACTCTTGATAATGGCACAACCTGCACATCATGGAACTATTCTGGCACCAGGCTCGCTGCGGGTTCCGTTGATGGCACGCTTTCAATCTTCGATTCCCGCGACCCACCTTCATCTTCTTCCCTCCATTCTACTTTCAAATCTAGGGTTCGTCTTTCTAATCCTTTCAacttcttcttttgcttttatTGAATCGTGTAATCTAATTCGGACTAGATTTAGTTTCATTAAAACaccaacaaataaattttaagttctTTATGCAtactaggaaaaaaaaaaaaaaaagacactcgTGCCCctccaatttttgaaaaaataaaaataataaaaaagtaaaataatagtgGGTAGTTTTTATGAACAGTGGGGTGTGGGTTAGTGGAAGGAAAAAGTGATAGTGATAAAaaaagagatttaaaaaaagatagttATAAGGGTAAAATAGGAAGATAAATGTGGACACCAAAACATCTTATTCTCCTTGTATGTTGTTATAGATCATGTAGAAACAGTACTTGTGGAAGAGtaattgttcattttaacatgtTGTGTGTTATCCTTTTTATCGATGATACCAACATTGTATGTATTTACTTTTCCCTGAAACTGTGAAGGTTCTAGAAGGAAACATCGTGAAGATTGTTTGGATTCCGCCAGAGTATGGTGATGCAGTTGCGTGCATTTCTGCCGATGGAATTGTTTCATTGTGGGAGGAGGTCGCAGAAGGTATCATTACCTGTTTTTTTagctaaaattgaaaaaatgcacTTCTTATAATAAGCAATCAATCGCTTGAGCTTAGGAACAGAGTTGTACGTTAGCTGTTAAAATGTTCCTGGTTTGGTGATACAATGTAGATGGCATGCTATGTTTATTGTTTTACATTTTCTGTACTTATTTTTACATCCACTAGTTAAGTTTGCATACGTTTTATGTTAACAGCTCAGAGCTTTTCATtcaataagttattttttaaggaGTTTTATCCAGTTCATGCTGAAAGTCTGAAAATTAAAGTTGTCTTTGTGCAGATTCCCAGTCTCTTCAGTGGAAGATGTTCAAAAGCTTTGGAAACAGTTCAAGCAAAGTCCTTGATGCTCAATTTGGAATCTCTCTGACTAGTTTGAAAATGGTTAGTTATATAGCTTGAACAATTtcattgatatttattttggaaatgtgttttttatatctaaatttcaAATAGTCATATGTAATTATAGTTGACAGTTTGTTGGATGcagtttcacattttttttttatctattttctcctTGATTACATTGTGTGTGCCTTCTTTTACGTGAAATTCTGTAAGCATGCTTATAGCTAATGCACAAATTATTTactcttatttattaattttatgaaaattataggTTGCTGCATATTCAGATGGGAATGTAAGAGTTTTTGAGCTCTCGGATCCCTTGGAACTGAGAAACTGGCAGCTTCAGGTAATACTAACTTCTTTTACCTATTGGTAAAATTATACCTTCCCTTTGAGTCATAAAATGTGAAACTAAATATTCTTACTGCTAGAATATCaacttattattcttttatttctgctctctctttttaggctgaatttcaaaatgttatCGAGTCAGTGTCTTCGTTTGGAAAGGCCTCATGCCTCTCAGCATCCATATCTTGGAATCCACAAAAAGGTGGAAGCCAGGAGTCCAGCTTCCTTGTAGGCTTCAATTCAAATACATCAGAGCTTAATTCTTCTAAGGTAACTCAACTCTACAATTGTGCCCtgttatttttattgacttCACTTTTCAGCTGTATTATCTATACTTTTATATGGTATGATTATTGCATTTTGGAATTGTCTCTCCATATCTTAACTGTGCATAACCTTGCAAATGATACAAGCTATGACAATGGGAAAGATTTCAGTATTTCAACGGCATAAATTTTTTCCACTCCTTTCTTCTATTGGGTTTGGAGAGGGGAATTTTACATCTCTGGcatgtcattttttttccacAGGTTTGCGAATTTGATCAGGCTCATCAAAGATGGCTTCCTGTGGCAGAACTGGCACTCCCTGAGGAGAAGGGTGATCAGCTTTATGCTGTTGCATGGGCACCAAATATTGGcaggtaaaatatttttaaattttttttggaaaaatggcAATCACATTTATTGGCCTGGCAATGCTAATCACTTCCTCATATAGCTTGGCTGGCATCAAAAGAGTGGATTGGTTGATAGCCGTGATTCCGTATAAGTCAACTAATGTGGGGAAGTTTGTTGTACTAGGTTCAGACTTGTTTTTATCTACCATCAGTCTTTACATTGTCAATGAAATGTGAAAGAACCTGTTCTGTTACATGCATATATTAGTAACTGGTATGATTTTCTTGTAGACCATATGAGATCATTGCGGTTGCAACCCACAAGGGACTTGCAATATGGCATCTTGGATTG of Glycine soja cultivar W05 chromosome 1, ASM419377v2, whole genome shotgun sequence contains these proteins:
- the LOC114425346 gene encoding uncharacterized protein LOC114425346, coding for MEKLDLATESSSSYPSNLWDCGSTLYDSFELNSFKRQLDSAIANSPIISRTLSMPHLPERSLHAPPEQPPTVMSRKSFKFSRSFHKLLRSVFKSNSKSSTTTTSLSFQVPEKYSKERFYVVYDKSGPVLSTIPEVPEFEIAALSPEISSFVGRSASERFTPTVIGISCA
- the LOC114425356 gene encoding protein SEH1-like — translated: MAKELLTLDNGTTCTSWNYSGTRLAAGSVDGTLSIFDSRDPPSSSSLHSTFKSRVLEGNIVKIVWIPPEYGDAVACISADGIVSLWEEVAEDSQSLQWKMFKSFGNSSSKVLDAQFGISLTSLKMVAAYSDGNVRVFELSDPLELRNWQLQAEFQNVIESVSSFGKASCLSASISWNPQKGGSQESSFLVGFNSNTSELNSSKVCEFDQAHQRWLPVAELALPEEKGDQLYAVAWAPNIGRPYEIIAVATHKGLAIWHLGLNPDHDGRLPVERVALLSGHEGMVWQMEWDMSGMTLATTGHDGMVRLWQSNLNGVWHQQAAFEPTS